The following proteins are encoded in a genomic region of Ostrea edulis chromosome 7, xbOstEdul1.1, whole genome shotgun sequence:
- the LOC125655506 gene encoding uncharacterized protein LOC125655506 yields the protein MSSGGSNVEESTEYSKYGIRDAPKTAIVTPLGQTRTCAKLNAKEAVFLVVSIVNILTALGLTLYRFITVIKEGKSDSSDFTFALILIINGAFCIFYVLHGLLREKKYELYVLILAVLVVLVYCVVEYIVNVRGRSTLKLVRLILAVVLAPPNVILAWSVASHFGYLTFRIVGASEYLQHLFKQASIFSSLLKFDVQVTASFVVLVLKDGTELNDFQIVALSVGLPYSVLWNIYGWITLRREWKTSAWIFAFLGLAKPSYYIYQIIREFNRLNEDAKIDEIIVYSSLVAGTLALLIWLIIMIELVTVYRNFGKGLRERAFDVLASENTSLITGRRVHR from the exons ACTAGGACATGCGCCAAGTTGAATGCCAAGGAGGCTGTGTTTTTGGTTGTAAGCATTGTGAACATCCTGACAGCACTAGGGCTGACTCTGTATCGCTTCATCACTGTTATCAAGGAAGGCAAATCGGATAGCTCCGATTTCACCTTTGCTCTGATTCTTATCATCAATGGAG CGTTCTGTATATTTTACGTTCTGCATGGTCTGCTGCGAGAGAAGAAATACGAGTTGTATGTCCTAATTCTGGCTGTACTGGTGGTACTGGTGTATTGTGTGGTGGAGTACATTGTCAATGTCAGAGGCAGGAGTACATTGAAACTG GTGAGGTTGATCCTGGCTGTTGTGTTGGCCCCCCCGAACGTAATCCTAGCATGGTCTGTAGCCAGCCATTTTGGTTATCTTACGTTTCGAATTGTCGGGGCATCGGAATACTTACAGC ACTTGTTTAAGCAGGCATCGATCTTTTCCTCTCTGTTGAAGTTTGATGTTCAAGTGACA GCAAGTTTTGTTGTGCTTGTACTGAAGGATGGCACGGAGCTGAATGACTTCCAGATTGTCGCGTTATCTGTGGGTCTGCCGTACTCTGTTCTGTGGAACATCTATGGTTGGATCACT TTAAGGAGAGAATGGAAGACATCAGCCTGGATTTTTGCCTTCCTGGGTCTGGCCAAGCCGTCATACTACATCTACCAGATCATCAGG GAATTCAACAGACTTAATGAAGATGCCAAAATTGATGAAATCATCGTCTACTCTTCACTGGTGGCAG GAACCCTGGCCCTGCTGATTTGGCTCATCATTATGATAGAACTGGTAACTGTGTACAGAAATTTTGGCAAAGGATTAAGGGAGAGAG CCTTTGATGTTTTAGCCTCGGAAAACACAAGTTTGATCACAGGCCGACGTGTACATCGCTGA